CCGGACATTTATATTTAGCGAGCAATTGACTGATCTCGGTTCGGACGGTTGTCTCGTCAAGACTACTGACGATGAAGGCGACCGGCACCTGTCCCCATGTTGCGTCAAACCGTCCGACGACACCTGCTTCTTGAATACCATTGATTGAGAGGAGCGCTGATTCGACCTCAGCCGGATAGATATTCTCACCACCTGAGATGATGAGATCACTGCGACGATCGAGCACATAGAGGTATCCATCGGCGTCGAGACGACCTAAGTCACCAGTCTTGAAAAATCCGTCTGCCGTAAAGGCATTTACCGTTTTCTCTTCATCATGAAAATAGCCTTTCATGATCGTTGGTCCTTTGACTTCGATTTCTTGATGACGCGTAATACGAATTTGTGTCGGATGAATGGCTTGTCCGGCCGATCCGATTTTTCGCAAGGCATCCTCAGGCAAGAGAGTTGCGATTTGAGAAGCCGTTTCCGTCATACCATACGTCTGCATGACAGGGATATTTCGATCTAGGGCTCGCGTCAGAATTGGTAAAGGGACAGGTCCGCCTCCGGTTAATACGACGCGGAGTGAATGCCGACGAAGTCCAGCTTCGAGCAATCGGTCAAGCATGATGGAGACGAGTGAGACATGTGTGACCCGTTCCGTCGTAATCCAGTGTAAAGCACGTTCTGGTGAAAAATGTGGCTCAAGAATGATTGGTACCCCGTAGATAACTGCTCGATAGACAACGGCTAGCCCGCTCATATGGAACAGCGGTGTGACGATCAAAAAACGATCTTCCGGAAGTGATCCAATGTGACGCGCAGCATTCGTCGCACTCGAGAAATGATTCAACATCGTTTGTTCGACCGCTTTTGGATGTCCGGTCGTACCACTCGTAAAGAGCATGGATTGGACGTATTGCTTGGGCATATGGCGTATTAATAGGTCGGGGGCTTCCTTTTCATAGGAAAAAGAGCGACACGGAATCGCTGTATCGAGTGCCCGGTCCGTCACGACGAGTCGTACATCTGCTTGTTCGAATTGGCGTAGAACTTCTGTCTGCGTCAAACGCGTATTGATTGGGACGACGGTCAATTCGAGCAATTGAGCCGCGTGAAGTGCGACGATGTAACGCGCACTCGAGGGACCATAAAGGGCGATCCGATCTCCGCGTGTTACGATTGTCGCCCAAGTACTCGCTAAGCGATGCGCGCGGGCATAGAGTTCGGACCACGACCAGCGCTCGGTCTCCGTAATGAGCGCAAGATCATCTGGTTGTTCTTTTGCCCGTGTATAGATCCAAGGATACAAAATAATCACTTCCTTTGTGATGAATATACGAAAAAGGTTCAACGTCATAAGACGATTGAACCTTCTTTTCATTATGGGAAACGTGGAA
This window of the Exiguobacterium acetylicum genome carries:
- the menE gene encoding o-succinylbenzoate--CoA ligase, with the translated sequence MYPWIYTRAKEQPDDLALITETERWSWSELYARAHRLASTWATIVTRGDRIALYGPSSARYIVALHAAQLLELTVVPINTRLTQTEVLRQFEQADVRLVVTDRALDTAIPCRSFSYEKEAPDLLIRHMPKQYVQSMLFTSGTTGHPKAVEQTMLNHFSSATNAARHIGSLPEDRFLIVTPLFHMSGLAVVYRAVIYGVPIILEPHFSPERALHWITTERVTHVSLVSIMLDRLLEAGLRRHSLRVVLTGGGPVPLPILTRALDRNIPVMQTYGMTETASQIATLLPEDALRKIGSAGQAIHPTQIRITRHQEIEVKGPTIMKGYFHDEEKTVNAFTADGFFKTGDLGRLDADGYLYVLDRRSDLIISGGENIYPAEVESALLSINGIQEAGVVGRFDATWGQVPVAFIVSSLDETTVRTEISQLLAKYKCPVDYIYHSALPRNANGKLLRKQLKESL